A region from the Streptomyces lydicus genome encodes:
- a CDS encoding DUF5996 family protein, which produces MELFPPIPFAEWRDTKETLHRFAQIVGKVRLAAAPRRNHWWNVPFHLTGRGITSRPMGQVDGNPVFTVDFDFVGHQLVVAVLDGRSVSFPLVGHSVASFYAAVMESLATLGVRVELDIPRPFDLPDAGRPFAEDTEHATYDAGHATRYWQVLSQVASVLEEFAAGYSGKVSPVHHFWHTFDIAHTRFSDRRIDQPGQVDPVTREAYSREVISFGFWFGDDSFAAPAFYSYTAPEPAGLAEEPLEPAAAQWADRGGSHLAVLPYDEARIAADPRAAVLGFYESAYRAGARRAGWDRERLACPGGVTDPYLRREGVAP; this is translated from the coding sequence GTGGAGTTGTTCCCGCCGATCCCGTTCGCCGAGTGGCGGGACACCAAAGAGACGCTGCATCGCTTCGCTCAGATCGTGGGGAAGGTCCGGCTGGCCGCCGCTCCGCGGCGCAACCACTGGTGGAACGTGCCGTTCCATCTCACCGGACGCGGAATCACCAGCCGCCCGATGGGGCAGGTCGACGGGAACCCGGTCTTCACAGTCGATTTTGACTTCGTCGGTCATCAGCTGGTCGTCGCGGTGTTGGACGGCCGGTCGGTCTCCTTCCCGCTCGTCGGTCACTCCGTGGCGTCCTTTTACGCCGCGGTCATGGAGTCGCTGGCCACGCTGGGCGTCCGGGTGGAGCTCGACATCCCCCGGCCGTTCGACCTGCCCGACGCCGGCCGTCCGTTCGCCGAGGACACCGAGCACGCGACCTACGACGCCGGGCATGCCACCCGCTACTGGCAGGTCCTCAGCCAGGTGGCGTCGGTGCTGGAGGAGTTCGCCGCGGGCTATTCGGGGAAGGTCAGCCCGGTGCATCACTTCTGGCACACCTTCGACATCGCCCACACCCGGTTCTCCGACCGGCGTATCGACCAGCCCGGACAGGTCGACCCGGTGACCCGGGAGGCGTACTCCCGGGAGGTCATCAGCTTCGGCTTCTGGTTCGGCGACGACTCCTTCGCCGCGCCCGCGTTCTACTCCTACACCGCTCCGGAGCCCGCCGGCCTGGCCGAGGAGCCACTGGAGCCCGCGGCGGCGCAGTGGGCCGACCGCGGCGGCAGCCACTTGGCGGTGCTGCCGTACGACGAGGCCCGCATCGCGGCCGATCCCCGTGCTGCCGTGCTCGGTTTCTACGAGAGCGCGTATCGGGCCGGGGCCCGCCGTGCCGGATGGGACCGTGAACGGCTCGCCTGCCCGGGCGGGGTGACGGACCCGTATCTGCGGAGGGAGGGGGTGGCTCCCTGA